The sequence below is a genomic window from Thermodesulfobacteriota bacterium.
AACCGGCCGAAGCACATCCTGGTGGATGGCCACCAGGCGGCGGTGGTCTCCCACATCTCGGCCCTGGCGGCCAGGCATCCGGACCGGCCCATCGAGGCCGAGGTCATGAACTACTTTGAGATCAAGAACGGCAAGATCAGCTACATGGCCAACTTCCACGATTCGCGGCCCTTTCAGCCCTTCCTCGATCAGCTGGCCGGCAAGTGATGATGGCCCCAAAGGAGACGCCCGTGAAGCTCAAGGGAAAGAAGATCGCCATCCTCATGGAGAGCGATTTCTACGAGCCGGAGATCTTCTATTATCAGCTTCGCTTCCCGGAGGAAGGTGCCGAGGTGCACCTCATGTCCCGTTTGTGGGGCCAGCCGCGCCTGACCTTCAAAGGCCACGAGCACCATACGCCGCTGGAGGTGTCGGAGAGCTTCGAGGGCATGACCGACGCCGAGCTGGCCTCCTATGCCGCCATCATCGTGCCCTCCGGCATGGTGTCCGACCGGCTGCGCTACACCGAGGATGTGAACAGGCTGCCGCCGGCGGTGGAGTTTTTGCGGCGGGCCTTTGCCATGCCAGCGGTCCTGAAGGGCATCATCTGCCACGGCCTGTGGCTGGTGGCGCCAGCCCCGGAGCTGGTGCGCGGCCGCCGTCTGGTGGTGCACAACAACCTCCTGGGCGATGCCCGCAACATGGGCGCCGTCTACGTCAACGAGGACGTGGTGGTGGACGGTGACCTGGTCACCGGCCGCAGCGGCGGCCATTGTCACCTCTTTGCCCGCCGCATCATCGATCTTCTGACCGGGTCGTAGCCCCGTTTCCTGGGGTCCTCCGGTCCCCGTGACTCTTGAAGGAGAACAGCGCATGGCCTTGCCCGTGTTTGCCCACGTTGGTCTGAACTGCCGGGACCTGGATGCCACCGAGGCCTTCTACTGCCGCCACTTCGGCTTCCAGCGCGCCCGCTTGATCCCCCTCGGCGAGGACCGGATTGTCTTTCTCAAGGCCGGGGATGTCTACCTGGAGCTGTTCAACGCCAAGGGCGAGCCGCCGGATCCCCTGCCAGCCAACGACGGCCCGGGCTATGCCGGCTTCCGCCACCTGGCCTTCATGGTGGCGGATGTGGAGGCGACCCTGCGCTCCATGGGGACGGATGCGGTGGTGACCCTGGGGCCTTTGGCCTTCGACGATTTCATTCCCGGCTGGAAATCGGCCTGGATCCGGGATCCGGACGGCCGGATCATCGAGCTGAGCCAGGGGTATCGGGACGAAGGCAGGTAGCCTCCAGCACCTTGCTCGCCACCATCATCACGAGGAGCCACGATGAGCCATATCCACCACACCTTCTCCGATACCATCGCCGGCTACGTCACCCGCTTCCACCGCACGGCACGCTCCTTTGGCCTCAAGACCGCCCACGGCCGGGAATTCACCCTGCACCTGACCCCGACCACCTACGCCCGGATGATGCAGAACCTCGATGAGGGCTACATCGATGCCACCGGCCGCCTTGGCGAGCTGCTGGAGCCGGGGAATCTGGTCTATGTCTACTGCATCTTCTATCCGGTCGGCGATGACTACCGCATCGAGGCCAAGT
It includes:
- a CDS encoding nuclear transport factor 2 family protein — translated: MEPRQIIEQYYVHANAGAWDKWCDLFAEDMVMDEQLAGHIEGLASLRPMMAGMGTAYAKFQNRPKHILVDGHQAAVVSHISALAARHPDRPIEAEVMNYFEIKNGKISYMANFHDSRPFQPFLDQLAGK
- a CDS encoding DJ-1/PfpI family protein; this translates as MKLKGKKIAILMESDFYEPEIFYYQLRFPEEGAEVHLMSRLWGQPRLTFKGHEHHTPLEVSESFEGMTDAELASYAAIIVPSGMVSDRLRYTEDVNRLPPAVEFLRRAFAMPAVLKGIICHGLWLVAPAPELVRGRRLVVHNNLLGDARNMGAVYVNEDVVVDGDLVTGRSGGHCHLFARRIIDLLTGS
- a CDS encoding VOC family protein gives rise to the protein MALPVFAHVGLNCRDLDATEAFYCRHFGFQRARLIPLGEDRIVFLKAGDVYLELFNAKGEPPDPLPANDGPGYAGFRHLAFMVADVEATLRSMGTDAVVTLGPLAFDDFIPGWKSAWIRDPDGRIIELSQGYRDEGR